One window from the genome of Toxotes jaculatrix isolate fToxJac2 chromosome 17, fToxJac2.pri, whole genome shotgun sequence encodes:
- the nin gene encoding ninein isoform X2, with product MDDAQEQDQYEERLKEVFNSFDTSGCGSLCPEELSDLCQSLHLDDATPALLHTLLQNQDRLTARVDFDQFKNALILVLSSTIEPPQAEQETLQKPESPEIQPKFVKGSKRYGRRSTPELIEPISDFNEVTNANPAEGEDLEDNYDSAVPRKRERWNAHETSMEEYEAEGQMHLWNPDEPSTPRGSIVPLSARLEERLREACEELAISWDRCASHAELLALCEHLGLEINGDVLLSLTGDGVMNVQDFVSRVVNHNKPPTPSASTPYRQLKRLHSTQPFDEGGRRIATPSALTSTIGMRLFSTLDDGTGFTPVEYILDAWMEEGIENSTEILQALNFDLDGKVSLSDLTMALENELLVTKNGIYQAALASFKAEIRHLMECVDRELREKEKVQSDLEKAEKSKTQLATEVDEHHSAIEQMNNLKLRKLEQDHKEKLAAVRSELMKEMDQIQQQAGLQREELEAEIEKIREDESFLRDHLSISVKENRRLEMELLDNTEKLVDAQSQITKLQTSLDNVMKEKFGDLDPGSADFFLQEERIKQLRSGYEAQCRELQDRIDELQSELREFHSLGRVHQPCHKPLSEELESKSPGMESDPGIGSEEVQPFSMSLEAEMMLEQLKEQHLQEMEDLRNQLESKMNEFDKMVEKQRSTHEDQKTALALQYQREVQALREEMASVQSQAQQLQSQLDQAELERTCLEEKQAEEREELENLQEEEVGSLRQQLLETHTHTADLEEQLKTLKAQQAETEGKLHTEMEELKKQHAADIKKLEEEHVELYEAKLEEERNKLQEEKAELEQKLLDDYEREKEQLQQSHEAELKAKLEEAKLRFEEERDEMVQRLTEQWQKERAQLDEQNNESLQVLLEEEMLKLVKEQEEKESKFREQWEAERAQLQERHEDSLLERILQERLQLQEQFEQREKKLKEDWERERLQLEEDYEGMLQDRLNEEKEKLETEKEEVEKRLDSLMAEERARLEESQREAVKELTAKHTEERDTLSSMLDKLRDDFAQERSEASRLAEENLVLRQKIAVLKEEDLKEAQEELTQTLERLKKEKSASQKAAENFQKQISELHLQSQQLEDENEILSEKNIQNIADMENLRQQLAELIKENERREAFPSEEKNKLAACVSALEAELTKALEDTAQLEERNIQLSQQLSGLREKVVKLDSMDNQLSHLLEERKSADMETQGLRNQLTKAQEKVKTVDETLQAVNHQSARLKTDVRVLQKERDSLKHEVAMLHKQLQNATDKNHVLEMALHSSGLQNQSKKLYRDEMSRLMEQEQQQLRQENERLQAEVCSMKGDLMQSREKVRQLDATVMSLKQHKQQSQSSLVKALEQENTSLKQELEAQKEMTKDCEAGQGHTELESLQQENEALKAQMARLSTQLLETFQAQLVGLLPPSPHRMPRGQHRGEDPDNMQDERDRKMKNMEERMKEIELSLHNVKLLLKEKVSQLKDQLHKNGKADVLIKDLYVENTHLLKALEITEQRQKIAEKKNYLLEEKISSLNKIVRELNPSPLPSLPYHYKCS from the exons ATGGATGACGCCCAAGAGCAGGACCAGTACGAGGAGCGCCTGAAAGAAGTTTTTAACAGTTTCGACACCAGCGGCTGCGGCTCTCTGTGCCCAGAGGAACTCTCCGACCTCTGCCAGTCGCTGCACCTGGACGATGCCACACCAGCCCTCCTCCATACGCTGCTGCAAAACCAGGACCGCCTCACTGCCAGG GTTGACTTTGACCAATTCAAGAATGCACTGATTCTGGTTTTGTCATCAACCATCGAGCCACCTCAAGCAGAACAGGAAACCTTGCAAAAACCAG AGTCTCCAGAGATCCAACCAAAGTTTGTGAAGGGCAGTAAACGTTACGGCCGCCGCTCCACGCCGGAGTTAATAGAGCCCATTTCAGACTTTAACGAAGTCACCAATGCAAacccagcagagggagaggatcTGGAGGACAACTATGACTCAGCTGTTCCCAGGAAGCGTGAG CGCTGGAATGCTCATGAAACAAGCATGGAGGAGTACGAGGCAGAAG GCCAGATGCACCTCTGGAACCCCGATGAGCCGAGCACACCTCGGGGATCCATCGTTCCTCTGTCGGCCCGTTTGGAGGAGAGGCTGCGCGAAGCCTGTGAGGAGCTGGCCATATCATGGGACAGATGTGCCAGTCACGCTGAACTACTCGCTCTCTGTGAACATCTGGGCCTGGAG atAAATGGGGATGTGCTCCTGAGTTTAACTGGCGATGGAGTGATGAACGTTCAGGACTTCGTATCCAGGGTTGTCAACCACAACAAACCCCCCACACCATCTGCCTCCACACCCTACAGACAGCTTAAACGACTTCACTCCACTCAG CCCTTTGACGAGGGAGGCCGTAGGATTGCCACCCCCTCTGCTCTGACCAGCACCATCGGCATGCGTCTCTTCTCCACCCTCGATGATGGCACCGGTTTCACTCCAGTTGAATATATCCTGGATGCCTGGATGGAAGAAGGCATTGAAAACAGCACTGAGATCCTGCAG gcTTTGAATTTCGACCTGGATGGCAAAGTGAGTCTCAGTGATCTCACCATGGCACTTGAAAATGAGCTGCTTGTTACTAAGAATGGGATTTACCAAGCAGCACTGGCGAGCTTCAAAGCTGAGATCAGGCATCTAAT GGAGTGTGTCGACAGGGAACtcagggagaaggagaaagtcCAGTCTGACCTGGAAAAAGCAGAGAAGTCGAAAACTCAGCTCGCCACTGAGGTGGACGAACATCACTCTGCGATTGAGCAGATGAATAACCTCAAGCTCAG GAAGCTCGAGCAGGACCACAAAGAGAAGCTAGCAGCGGTACGATCAGAGCTGATGAAGGAGATGGATCAGATCCAGCAGCAGGCGGGCCTGCAGCGGGAGGAACTGGAGGCAGAGATCGAGAAGATCAGGGAGGATGAATCTTTTCTCAGAGACCACCTCTCCATTTCTGTGAAG GAAAATAGACGTCTTGAAATGGAGCTGCTggacaacacagaaaaactaGTGGACGCACAAAGCCAAATTACAAAGCTCCAGACAAGTTTGGACAACGTAATGAAAGAAAAG TTTGGCGACTTGGACCCCGGTAGCGCAGACTTCTTCCTCCAAGAGGAACGGATTAAACAGCTGCGGAGTGGCTATGAAGCTCAGTGCAGG gaGCTGCAGGATCGTATTGATGAGCTGCAGTCAGAGTTGCGGGAGTTCCACAGTCTTGGTCGAGTTCATCAGCCCTGCCACAAACCTCTCTCTGAAGAGCTGGAGAGCAAAAGCCCTGGCATGGAGTCTGATCCAG GCATCGGTTCAGAGGAGGTTCAGCCATTCAGCATGAGTCTGGAGGCAGAGATGATGctggagcagctgaaggagcAGCACCTTCAGGAAATGGAGGATTTGCGAAACCAACTGGAAAGCAAG ATGAATGAATTTGATAAGATGGTAGAAAAGCAGAGGTCCACCCATGAGGACCAGAAGACGGCCTTAGCTCTCCAGTACCAGCGGGAGGTCCAGGCTCTGAGGGAGGAGATGGCCAGCGTTCAGAGTCAGGCAcagcagctccagagccagCTAGATCAGGCGGAGCTGGAGCGGACCTGTCTGGAGGAGAAGCAGgcggaggagagggaagagctTGAAAACCTgcaagaggaggaagtgggaaGCCTCAGACAGCAGCTGCTCGAGACCCACACTCACACCGCAGACCTGGAAGAGCAGCTGAAGACCCTCAAAGCCCAGCAGgctgagacagagggaaaactTCACACTGAGATGGAGgaactgaaaaaacaacatgCCGCTGACATTAAGAAGCTCGAGGAGGAACATGTGGAACTTTATGAAGCCAAactggaagaggagagaaacaaacttCAGGAAGAAAAGGCTGAGTTGGAGCAGAAGTTGTTAGATGATTATGAAAGGGAGAAGGAACAGTTGCAACAAAGCCATGAGGCTGAACTGAAGGCCAAACTAGAGGAGGCTAAGCTGAGGTTTGAGGAGGAGCGGGATGAGATGGTGCAGAGACTTACAGAGCAGTGGCAGAAGGAGAGGGCTCAGCTGGATGAGCAGAACAATGAGTCTCTGCAGGTGCTGCTGGAGGAAGAGATGCTGAAGCTTGTCAAGGAacaagaagagaaggagagcaagTTCAGAGAGCAGTGGGAGGCTGAACGAGCTCAGCTTCAGGAGCGTCACGAGGACAGTCTACTCGAAAGAATACTTCAAGAAAGGCTGCAGTTGCAAGAGCAGTTtgagcagagggagaagaagcTAAAGGAGGactgggagagggagaggctgcagctggaggaggactATGAGGGGATGCTCCAGGATAGGTTgaatgaggagaaggagaagctcgagactgagaaagaggaggtggagaagagacTAGACAGTTTAATGGCGGAGGAGAGGGCTCGTCTAGAGGAGAGCCAACGAGAGGCCGTGAAGGAGCTGACCGCTAagcacacagaggagagggacacactcagcagcatgTTGGACAAACTACGAGATGACTTCGCTCAGGAGAG aTCTGAGGCCAGTCGTCTTGCTGAAGAAAACCTCGTCCTCAGGCAAAAGATTGCTGTGTTGAAGGAAGAGGACTTGAAAGAGGCCCAGGAGGAGTTGAC ACAAACTTTGGAGCgcttaaaaaaagagaagagcgCATCTCAAAAGGCGGCAGAGAATTTCCAGAAGCAG atTTCAGAGCTGCATTTGCAGAGCCAGCAGCTCGAGGATGAGAATGAGATCCTGTCGgagaaaaacatccaaaatatTGCCGATATGGAGAATCTACGACAGCAGCTGGCAGAGCTGATAAAGGAAAACGAGAGGAGGGAGGCGTTCCCCTCCgaagagaaaaacaag CTGGCAGCTTGTGTGTCTGCTCTGGAGGCAGAGCTGACCAAAGCTCTGGAGGACACTgcacagctggaggagaggaatATCcagctgtcacagcagctgtctggCCTCAGAGAGAAG GTGGTGAAGTTGGACTCCATGGACAATCAGCTCAGCCATTTGTTAGAGGAGCGGAAGAGTGCGGATATGGAAACTCAGGGCCTCCGCAACCAGCTAACCAAAGCTCAAGAGAAG GTCAAGACAGTGGATGAAACTCTTCAGGCTGTGAACCATCAAAGTGCTCGTCTTAAGACAGATGTTCGTGTTTTGCAGAAGGAGAGGGATTCGCTTAAACATGAAGTTGCAATGctacacaaacagctgcagaatGCCACTGATAAA AACCATGTTTTAGAGATGGCCTTGCACTCGAGTGGCCTGCAGAATCAGAGTAAAAAGCTGTACAGAGATGAGATGTCTCGGCTGATGGAACAAGAGCAGCAGCAACTGAGGCAGGAGAACGAGAGGCTTCAGGCAGAAGTGTGCAGCATGAAAGGAGACCTCATGCAGTCCAGAGAAAAG GTCCGCCAGCTGGATGCTACCGTCATGTCCTtgaagcagcacaaacagcagagtcagTCCTCCCTGGTGAAGGCCTTGGAACAGGAGAACACCTCCCTGAAGCAGGAGCTCGAAGCACAAAAGGAAATGACCAAg GACTGTGAAGCTGGACAAGgacacacagagctggagagTCTTCAGCAAGAAAATGAGGCACTCAAGGCCCAAATGGCTCGACTGTCTACACAGCTGCTAGAG ACATTTCAGGCTCAGCTGGTTGGTCTTCTGCCTCCGTCACCTCACAGGATGCCCAGAGGACAGCATCGAGGTGAAGATCCGGACAACATGCAG GATGAAAGGGACAGGAAGATGAAGAATATGGAGGAGCGTATGAAGGAAATTGAACTGTCGCTGCATAACGTCAAGCTGCTGCTCAAAGAGAAGGTTTCTCAGCTGAAAGACCAG CTCCACAAAAATGGCAAAGCAGATGTGCTGATCAAAGACCTGTATGTGGAGAACACCCATCTGCTGAAAGCTCTGGAGATCACAGAGCAGCGGCAGAAAATCGCAGAGAAGAAGAACTACCTGCTGGAAGAGAAGATCTCCAGCCTTAACAAGATAGTCCGAGAACTAAACCCATCGCCCCTTCCCTCACTGCCTTACCACTATAAATGTTCATAA
- the nin gene encoding ninein isoform X3 encodes MDDAQEQDQYEERLKEVFNSFDTSGCGSLCPEELSDLCQSLHLDDATPALLHTLLQNQDRLTARVDFDQFKNALILVLSSTIEPPQAEQETLQKPESPEIQPKFVKGSKRYGRRSTPELIEPISDFNEVTNANPAEGEDLEDNYDSAVPRKRERWNAHETSMEEYEAEGQMHLWNPDEPSTPRGSIVPLSARLEERLREACEELAISWDRCASHAELLALCEHLGLEINGDVLLSLTGDGVMNVQDFVSRVVNHNKPPTPSASTPYRQLKRLHSTQPFDEGGRRIATPSALTSTIGMRLFSTLDDGTGFTPVEYILDAWMEEGIENSTEILQALNFDLDGKVSLSDLTMALENELLVTKNGIYQAALASFKAEIRHLMECVDRELREKEKVQSDLEKAEKSKTQLATEVDEHHSAIEQMNNLKLRKLEQDHKEKLAAVRSELMKEMDQIQQQAGLQREELEAEIEKIREDESFLRDHLSISVKENRRLEMELLDNTEKLVDAQSQITKLQTSLDNVMKEKFGDLDPGSADFFLQEERIKQLRSGYEAQCRELQDRIDELQSELREFHSLGRVHQPCHKPLSEELESKSPGMESDPGIGSEEVQPFSMSLEAEMMLEQLKEQHLQEMEDLRNQLESKMNEFDKMVEKQRSTHEDQKTALALQYQREVQALREEMASVQSQAQQLQSQLDQAELERTCLEEKQAEEREELENLQEEEVGSLRQQLLETHTHTADLEEQLKTLKAQQAETEGKLHTEMEELKKQHAADIKKLEEEHVELYEAKLEEERNKLQEEKAELEQKLLDDYEREKEQLQQSHEAELKAKLEEAKLRFEEERDEMVQRLTEQWQKERAQLDEQNNESLQVLLEEEMLKLVKEQEEKESKFREQWEAERAQLQERHEDSLLERILQERLQLQEQFEQREKKLKEDWERERLQLEEDYEGMLQDRLNEEKEKLETEKEEVEKRLDSLMAEERARLEESQREAVKELTAKHTEERDTLSSMLDKLRDDFAQERSEASRLAEENLVLRQKIAVLKEEDLKEAQEELTQTLERLKKEKSASQKAAENFQKQISELHLQSQQLEDENEILSEKNIQNIADMENLRQQLAELIKENERREAFPSEEKNKVVKLDSMDNQLSHLLEERKSADMETQGLRNQLTKAQEKVKTVDETLQAVNHQSARLKTDVRVLQKERDSLKHEVAMLHKQLQNATDKNHVLEMALHSSGLQNQSKKLYRDEMSRLMEQEQQQLRQENERLQAEVCSMKGDLMQSREKVRQLDATVMSLKQHKQQSQSSLVKALEQENTSLKQELEAQKEMTKDCEAGQGHTELESLQQENEALKAQMARLSTQLLETFQAQLVGLLPPSPHRMPRGQHRGEDPDNMQDERDRKMKNMEERMKEIELSLHNVKLLLKEKVSQLKDQLHKNGKADVLIKDLYVENTHLLKALEITEQRQKIAEKKNYLLEEKISSLNKIVRELNPSPLPSLPYHYKCS; translated from the exons ATGGATGACGCCCAAGAGCAGGACCAGTACGAGGAGCGCCTGAAAGAAGTTTTTAACAGTTTCGACACCAGCGGCTGCGGCTCTCTGTGCCCAGAGGAACTCTCCGACCTCTGCCAGTCGCTGCACCTGGACGATGCCACACCAGCCCTCCTCCATACGCTGCTGCAAAACCAGGACCGCCTCACTGCCAGG GTTGACTTTGACCAATTCAAGAATGCACTGATTCTGGTTTTGTCATCAACCATCGAGCCACCTCAAGCAGAACAGGAAACCTTGCAAAAACCAG AGTCTCCAGAGATCCAACCAAAGTTTGTGAAGGGCAGTAAACGTTACGGCCGCCGCTCCACGCCGGAGTTAATAGAGCCCATTTCAGACTTTAACGAAGTCACCAATGCAAacccagcagagggagaggatcTGGAGGACAACTATGACTCAGCTGTTCCCAGGAAGCGTGAG CGCTGGAATGCTCATGAAACAAGCATGGAGGAGTACGAGGCAGAAG GCCAGATGCACCTCTGGAACCCCGATGAGCCGAGCACACCTCGGGGATCCATCGTTCCTCTGTCGGCCCGTTTGGAGGAGAGGCTGCGCGAAGCCTGTGAGGAGCTGGCCATATCATGGGACAGATGTGCCAGTCACGCTGAACTACTCGCTCTCTGTGAACATCTGGGCCTGGAG atAAATGGGGATGTGCTCCTGAGTTTAACTGGCGATGGAGTGATGAACGTTCAGGACTTCGTATCCAGGGTTGTCAACCACAACAAACCCCCCACACCATCTGCCTCCACACCCTACAGACAGCTTAAACGACTTCACTCCACTCAG CCCTTTGACGAGGGAGGCCGTAGGATTGCCACCCCCTCTGCTCTGACCAGCACCATCGGCATGCGTCTCTTCTCCACCCTCGATGATGGCACCGGTTTCACTCCAGTTGAATATATCCTGGATGCCTGGATGGAAGAAGGCATTGAAAACAGCACTGAGATCCTGCAG gcTTTGAATTTCGACCTGGATGGCAAAGTGAGTCTCAGTGATCTCACCATGGCACTTGAAAATGAGCTGCTTGTTACTAAGAATGGGATTTACCAAGCAGCACTGGCGAGCTTCAAAGCTGAGATCAGGCATCTAAT GGAGTGTGTCGACAGGGAACtcagggagaaggagaaagtcCAGTCTGACCTGGAAAAAGCAGAGAAGTCGAAAACTCAGCTCGCCACTGAGGTGGACGAACATCACTCTGCGATTGAGCAGATGAATAACCTCAAGCTCAG GAAGCTCGAGCAGGACCACAAAGAGAAGCTAGCAGCGGTACGATCAGAGCTGATGAAGGAGATGGATCAGATCCAGCAGCAGGCGGGCCTGCAGCGGGAGGAACTGGAGGCAGAGATCGAGAAGATCAGGGAGGATGAATCTTTTCTCAGAGACCACCTCTCCATTTCTGTGAAG GAAAATAGACGTCTTGAAATGGAGCTGCTggacaacacagaaaaactaGTGGACGCACAAAGCCAAATTACAAAGCTCCAGACAAGTTTGGACAACGTAATGAAAGAAAAG TTTGGCGACTTGGACCCCGGTAGCGCAGACTTCTTCCTCCAAGAGGAACGGATTAAACAGCTGCGGAGTGGCTATGAAGCTCAGTGCAGG gaGCTGCAGGATCGTATTGATGAGCTGCAGTCAGAGTTGCGGGAGTTCCACAGTCTTGGTCGAGTTCATCAGCCCTGCCACAAACCTCTCTCTGAAGAGCTGGAGAGCAAAAGCCCTGGCATGGAGTCTGATCCAG GCATCGGTTCAGAGGAGGTTCAGCCATTCAGCATGAGTCTGGAGGCAGAGATGATGctggagcagctgaaggagcAGCACCTTCAGGAAATGGAGGATTTGCGAAACCAACTGGAAAGCAAG ATGAATGAATTTGATAAGATGGTAGAAAAGCAGAGGTCCACCCATGAGGACCAGAAGACGGCCTTAGCTCTCCAGTACCAGCGGGAGGTCCAGGCTCTGAGGGAGGAGATGGCCAGCGTTCAGAGTCAGGCAcagcagctccagagccagCTAGATCAGGCGGAGCTGGAGCGGACCTGTCTGGAGGAGAAGCAGgcggaggagagggaagagctTGAAAACCTgcaagaggaggaagtgggaaGCCTCAGACAGCAGCTGCTCGAGACCCACACTCACACCGCAGACCTGGAAGAGCAGCTGAAGACCCTCAAAGCCCAGCAGgctgagacagagggaaaactTCACACTGAGATGGAGgaactgaaaaaacaacatgCCGCTGACATTAAGAAGCTCGAGGAGGAACATGTGGAACTTTATGAAGCCAAactggaagaggagagaaacaaacttCAGGAAGAAAAGGCTGAGTTGGAGCAGAAGTTGTTAGATGATTATGAAAGGGAGAAGGAACAGTTGCAACAAAGCCATGAGGCTGAACTGAAGGCCAAACTAGAGGAGGCTAAGCTGAGGTTTGAGGAGGAGCGGGATGAGATGGTGCAGAGACTTACAGAGCAGTGGCAGAAGGAGAGGGCTCAGCTGGATGAGCAGAACAATGAGTCTCTGCAGGTGCTGCTGGAGGAAGAGATGCTGAAGCTTGTCAAGGAacaagaagagaaggagagcaagTTCAGAGAGCAGTGGGAGGCTGAACGAGCTCAGCTTCAGGAGCGTCACGAGGACAGTCTACTCGAAAGAATACTTCAAGAAAGGCTGCAGTTGCAAGAGCAGTTtgagcagagggagaagaagcTAAAGGAGGactgggagagggagaggctgcagctggaggaggactATGAGGGGATGCTCCAGGATAGGTTgaatgaggagaaggagaagctcgagactgagaaagaggaggtggagaagagacTAGACAGTTTAATGGCGGAGGAGAGGGCTCGTCTAGAGGAGAGCCAACGAGAGGCCGTGAAGGAGCTGACCGCTAagcacacagaggagagggacacactcagcagcatgTTGGACAAACTACGAGATGACTTCGCTCAGGAGAG aTCTGAGGCCAGTCGTCTTGCTGAAGAAAACCTCGTCCTCAGGCAAAAGATTGCTGTGTTGAAGGAAGAGGACTTGAAAGAGGCCCAGGAGGAGTTGAC ACAAACTTTGGAGCgcttaaaaaaagagaagagcgCATCTCAAAAGGCGGCAGAGAATTTCCAGAAGCAG atTTCAGAGCTGCATTTGCAGAGCCAGCAGCTCGAGGATGAGAATGAGATCCTGTCGgagaaaaacatccaaaatatTGCCGATATGGAGAATCTACGACAGCAGCTGGCAGAGCTGATAAAGGAAAACGAGAGGAGGGAGGCGTTCCCCTCCgaagagaaaaacaag GTGGTGAAGTTGGACTCCATGGACAATCAGCTCAGCCATTTGTTAGAGGAGCGGAAGAGTGCGGATATGGAAACTCAGGGCCTCCGCAACCAGCTAACCAAAGCTCAAGAGAAG GTCAAGACAGTGGATGAAACTCTTCAGGCTGTGAACCATCAAAGTGCTCGTCTTAAGACAGATGTTCGTGTTTTGCAGAAGGAGAGGGATTCGCTTAAACATGAAGTTGCAATGctacacaaacagctgcagaatGCCACTGATAAA AACCATGTTTTAGAGATGGCCTTGCACTCGAGTGGCCTGCAGAATCAGAGTAAAAAGCTGTACAGAGATGAGATGTCTCGGCTGATGGAACAAGAGCAGCAGCAACTGAGGCAGGAGAACGAGAGGCTTCAGGCAGAAGTGTGCAGCATGAAAGGAGACCTCATGCAGTCCAGAGAAAAG GTCCGCCAGCTGGATGCTACCGTCATGTCCTtgaagcagcacaaacagcagagtcagTCCTCCCTGGTGAAGGCCTTGGAACAGGAGAACACCTCCCTGAAGCAGGAGCTCGAAGCACAAAAGGAAATGACCAAg GACTGTGAAGCTGGACAAGgacacacagagctggagagTCTTCAGCAAGAAAATGAGGCACTCAAGGCCCAAATGGCTCGACTGTCTACACAGCTGCTAGAG ACATTTCAGGCTCAGCTGGTTGGTCTTCTGCCTCCGTCACCTCACAGGATGCCCAGAGGACAGCATCGAGGTGAAGATCCGGACAACATGCAG GATGAAAGGGACAGGAAGATGAAGAATATGGAGGAGCGTATGAAGGAAATTGAACTGTCGCTGCATAACGTCAAGCTGCTGCTCAAAGAGAAGGTTTCTCAGCTGAAAGACCAG CTCCACAAAAATGGCAAAGCAGATGTGCTGATCAAAGACCTGTATGTGGAGAACACCCATCTGCTGAAAGCTCTGGAGATCACAGAGCAGCGGCAGAAAATCGCAGAGAAGAAGAACTACCTGCTGGAAGAGAAGATCTCCAGCCTTAACAAGATAGTCCGAGAACTAAACCCATCGCCCCTTCCCTCACTGCCTTACCACTATAAATGTTCATAA